From one Stigmatopora nigra isolate UIUO_SnigA chromosome 8, RoL_Snig_1.1, whole genome shotgun sequence genomic stretch:
- the atf5b gene encoding uncharacterized protein atf5b isoform X3: MSYSDGHSDWMTEKVDLSSFVSTTESSPSSSLPPSPLEHDVKVPSDLEVMTSLLQEELAQLEDYFRSESTATTSKLEKSSKCDKGAQAMGSQSYYQIPYNSYGSTQSDTSPVVVTLATGELDLASFCGGPMARSKIPRPAPYNYHHRYHHNSGRRIISEAVKVGEEVGLDTWGSRGSYSGSAEFSVNHYSTLKTVSKNSLGGIKKVRECALSLKEEESYCFSEGMFCSEEIARSFCLGGSYDSHHKREGQLMHNVKVNVSYDSAGLEVLHCSKDGGLSGSIPQETMMATDGYFHQSMSGAEPYHSFIGELDQPPQSVEPQHGHYLYPECLVDQSYECLSRGECEGTLLGAPIHRPNQRLKDEPCSIKSTLVVGAASLDLNTGERKQKKRDQNKTAAHRYRLRKRAELDSLEEELHGLEGQNRELRDKAESVEREIQYVKDLLIEVYKARSQRLKQDGSA, encoded by the exons ATGTCGTACA GTGATGGTCACTCAGATTGGATGACGGAAAAAGTTGATTTGTCTTCATTCGTGTCAACCACCGAATCGTCTCCCAGCTCATCCCTTCCGCCCTCGCCATTAGAACACGATGTCAAGGTGCCCTCAGACCTGGAGGTCATGACCTCTCTATTGCAAGAGGAGCTAGCTCAGCTGGAGGACTACTTCCGATCCGAGTCCACCGCCACTACCAGCAAATTGGAAAAATCCTCGAAATGTGACAAAGGTGCCCAAGCAATGGGCTCACAATCTTATTACCAGATACCCTACAACTCCTATGGGAGCACCCAATCAGACACCAGCCCCGTGGTTGTTACCTTAGCAACAGGGGAACTGGACCTGGCCAGCTTCTGCGGTGGTCCCATGGCCAGATCCAAAATCCCCCGACCTGCTCCGTACAACTACCACCACCGGTACCACCACAACAGCGGGCGAAGAATCATCAGCGAGGCGGTGAAAGTGGGCGAGGAAGTTGGACTGGATACATGGGGCTCCAGAGGGAGCTACTCGGGAAGTGCCGAGTTTTCTGTCAACCACTATTCCACGTTGAAGACGGTCAGCAAGAACAGCCTCGGCGGCATCAAGAAGGTGAGAGAATGTGCTTTATCCTTGAAGGAAGAGGAGAGCTATTGTTTTTCCGAAGGAATGTTTTGCAGCGAAGAAATTGCACGAAGCTTTTGCCTGGGTGGCTCCTACGACAGCCACCACAAAAGAGAGGGACAGCTCATGCACAACGTGAAGGTTAACGTAAGTTATGACAGCGCCGGACTGGAGGTCCTGCACTGCAGCAAAGATGGAGGACTGTCTGGAAGTATCCCCCAAGAGACAATGATGGCCACCGATGGCTACTTCCATCAATCGATGTCCGGCGCAGAGCCGTACCATAGCTTTATCGGTGAACTAGACCAGCCCCCGCAATCCGTAGAGCCCCAACACGGTCACTACCTCTATCCAGAATGCCTTGTGGATCAAAGTTACGAATGTCTGTCGAGAGGAGAGTGCGAAGGGACGCTGCTTGGTGCTCCCATCCATCGCCCAAACCAGAGACTAAAGGACGAGCCCTGCTCCATTAAGTCCACGCTGGTGGTCGGTGCCGCTTCTTTGGATTTGAACACCGGCGAGAGGAAGCAGAAGAAGAGAGACCAGAACAAAACGGCTGCTCACAG GTACAGGCTGCGGAAAAGGGCAGAGTTGGACTCGCTGGAAGAGGAGCTTCATGGATTGGAAGGTCAGAATAGAGAACTTCGTGATAAGGCGGAGTCGGTGGAACGAGAGATTCAGTATGTGAAGGATTTACTTATCGAGGTCTACAAGGCTCGCAGTCAGCGGCTCAAACAAGATGGCAGTGCCTAA
- the atf5b gene encoding uncharacterized protein atf5b isoform X2, translating into MLFNHFQMIGDGHSDWMTEKVDLSSFVSTTESSPSSSLPPSPLEHDVKVPSDLEVMTSLLQEELAQLEDYFRSESTATTSKLEKSSKCDKGAQAMGSQSYYQIPYNSYGSTQSDTSPVVVTLATGELDLASFCGGPMARSKIPRPAPYNYHHRYHHNSGRRIISEAVKVGEEVGLDTWGSRGSYSGSAEFSVNHYSTLKTVSKNSLGGIKKVRECALSLKEEESYCFSEGMFCSEEIARSFCLGGSYDSHHKREGQLMHNVKVNVSYDSAGLEVLHCSKDGGLSGSIPQETMMATDGYFHQSMSGAEPYHSFIGELDQPPQSVEPQHGHYLYPECLVDQSYECLSRGECEGTLLGAPIHRPNQRLKDEPCSIKSTLVVGAASLDLNTGERKQKKRDQNKTAAHRYRLRKRAELDSLEEELHGLEGQNRELRDKAESVEREIQYVKDLLIEVYKARSQRLKQDGSA; encoded by the exons ATGCTGTTCAATCATTTTCAGATGATCG GTGATGGTCACTCAGATTGGATGACGGAAAAAGTTGATTTGTCTTCATTCGTGTCAACCACCGAATCGTCTCCCAGCTCATCCCTTCCGCCCTCGCCATTAGAACACGATGTCAAGGTGCCCTCAGACCTGGAGGTCATGACCTCTCTATTGCAAGAGGAGCTAGCTCAGCTGGAGGACTACTTCCGATCCGAGTCCACCGCCACTACCAGCAAATTGGAAAAATCCTCGAAATGTGACAAAGGTGCCCAAGCAATGGGCTCACAATCTTATTACCAGATACCCTACAACTCCTATGGGAGCACCCAATCAGACACCAGCCCCGTGGTTGTTACCTTAGCAACAGGGGAACTGGACCTGGCCAGCTTCTGCGGTGGTCCCATGGCCAGATCCAAAATCCCCCGACCTGCTCCGTACAACTACCACCACCGGTACCACCACAACAGCGGGCGAAGAATCATCAGCGAGGCGGTGAAAGTGGGCGAGGAAGTTGGACTGGATACATGGGGCTCCAGAGGGAGCTACTCGGGAAGTGCCGAGTTTTCTGTCAACCACTATTCCACGTTGAAGACGGTCAGCAAGAACAGCCTCGGCGGCATCAAGAAGGTGAGAGAATGTGCTTTATCCTTGAAGGAAGAGGAGAGCTATTGTTTTTCCGAAGGAATGTTTTGCAGCGAAGAAATTGCACGAAGCTTTTGCCTGGGTGGCTCCTACGACAGCCACCACAAAAGAGAGGGACAGCTCATGCACAACGTGAAGGTTAACGTAAGTTATGACAGCGCCGGACTGGAGGTCCTGCACTGCAGCAAAGATGGAGGACTGTCTGGAAGTATCCCCCAAGAGACAATGATGGCCACCGATGGCTACTTCCATCAATCGATGTCCGGCGCAGAGCCGTACCATAGCTTTATCGGTGAACTAGACCAGCCCCCGCAATCCGTAGAGCCCCAACACGGTCACTACCTCTATCCAGAATGCCTTGTGGATCAAAGTTACGAATGTCTGTCGAGAGGAGAGTGCGAAGGGACGCTGCTTGGTGCTCCCATCCATCGCCCAAACCAGAGACTAAAGGACGAGCCCTGCTCCATTAAGTCCACGCTGGTGGTCGGTGCCGCTTCTTTGGATTTGAACACCGGCGAGAGGAAGCAGAAGAAGAGAGACCAGAACAAAACGGCTGCTCACAG GTACAGGCTGCGGAAAAGGGCAGAGTTGGACTCGCTGGAAGAGGAGCTTCATGGATTGGAAGGTCAGAATAGAGAACTTCGTGATAAGGCGGAGTCGGTGGAACGAGAGATTCAGTATGTGAAGGATTTACTTATCGAGGTCTACAAGGCTCGCAGTCAGCGGCTCAAACAAGATGGCAGTGCCTAA
- the atf5b gene encoding uncharacterized protein atf5b isoform X1: MAASILRKKIHPIFADAIHVLPLRQANVSQSHLTTGAELLERQRLIGDGHSDWMTEKVDLSSFVSTTESSPSSSLPPSPLEHDVKVPSDLEVMTSLLQEELAQLEDYFRSESTATTSKLEKSSKCDKGAQAMGSQSYYQIPYNSYGSTQSDTSPVVVTLATGELDLASFCGGPMARSKIPRPAPYNYHHRYHHNSGRRIISEAVKVGEEVGLDTWGSRGSYSGSAEFSVNHYSTLKTVSKNSLGGIKKVRECALSLKEEESYCFSEGMFCSEEIARSFCLGGSYDSHHKREGQLMHNVKVNVSYDSAGLEVLHCSKDGGLSGSIPQETMMATDGYFHQSMSGAEPYHSFIGELDQPPQSVEPQHGHYLYPECLVDQSYECLSRGECEGTLLGAPIHRPNQRLKDEPCSIKSTLVVGAASLDLNTGERKQKKRDQNKTAAHRYRLRKRAELDSLEEELHGLEGQNRELRDKAESVEREIQYVKDLLIEVYKARSQRLKQDGSA, encoded by the exons ATGGCGGCATCGATCCTTCGCAAGAAAATTCACCCCATTTTCGCAGACGCGATCCACGTTCTCCCTCTCCGACAGGCTAACGTCAGCCAATCGCATCTCACGACGGGGGCGGAGCTATTGGAAAGACAGCGCTTAATTG GTGATGGTCACTCAGATTGGATGACGGAAAAAGTTGATTTGTCTTCATTCGTGTCAACCACCGAATCGTCTCCCAGCTCATCCCTTCCGCCCTCGCCATTAGAACACGATGTCAAGGTGCCCTCAGACCTGGAGGTCATGACCTCTCTATTGCAAGAGGAGCTAGCTCAGCTGGAGGACTACTTCCGATCCGAGTCCACCGCCACTACCAGCAAATTGGAAAAATCCTCGAAATGTGACAAAGGTGCCCAAGCAATGGGCTCACAATCTTATTACCAGATACCCTACAACTCCTATGGGAGCACCCAATCAGACACCAGCCCCGTGGTTGTTACCTTAGCAACAGGGGAACTGGACCTGGCCAGCTTCTGCGGTGGTCCCATGGCCAGATCCAAAATCCCCCGACCTGCTCCGTACAACTACCACCACCGGTACCACCACAACAGCGGGCGAAGAATCATCAGCGAGGCGGTGAAAGTGGGCGAGGAAGTTGGACTGGATACATGGGGCTCCAGAGGGAGCTACTCGGGAAGTGCCGAGTTTTCTGTCAACCACTATTCCACGTTGAAGACGGTCAGCAAGAACAGCCTCGGCGGCATCAAGAAGGTGAGAGAATGTGCTTTATCCTTGAAGGAAGAGGAGAGCTATTGTTTTTCCGAAGGAATGTTTTGCAGCGAAGAAATTGCACGAAGCTTTTGCCTGGGTGGCTCCTACGACAGCCACCACAAAAGAGAGGGACAGCTCATGCACAACGTGAAGGTTAACGTAAGTTATGACAGCGCCGGACTGGAGGTCCTGCACTGCAGCAAAGATGGAGGACTGTCTGGAAGTATCCCCCAAGAGACAATGATGGCCACCGATGGCTACTTCCATCAATCGATGTCCGGCGCAGAGCCGTACCATAGCTTTATCGGTGAACTAGACCAGCCCCCGCAATCCGTAGAGCCCCAACACGGTCACTACCTCTATCCAGAATGCCTTGTGGATCAAAGTTACGAATGTCTGTCGAGAGGAGAGTGCGAAGGGACGCTGCTTGGTGCTCCCATCCATCGCCCAAACCAGAGACTAAAGGACGAGCCCTGCTCCATTAAGTCCACGCTGGTGGTCGGTGCCGCTTCTTTGGATTTGAACACCGGCGAGAGGAAGCAGAAGAAGAGAGACCAGAACAAAACGGCTGCTCACAG GTACAGGCTGCGGAAAAGGGCAGAGTTGGACTCGCTGGAAGAGGAGCTTCATGGATTGGAAGGTCAGAATAGAGAACTTCGTGATAAGGCGGAGTCGGTGGAACGAGAGATTCAGTATGTGAAGGATTTACTTATCGAGGTCTACAAGGCTCGCAGTCAGCGGCTCAAACAAGATGGCAGTGCCTAA